Proteins from a single region of Bradyrhizobium diazoefficiens:
- a CDS encoding glutathione S-transferase family protein, with amino-acid sequence MKIYGDSNSGNCLKVKWVCDKLALPYNWIETDTRKGDTRTPQFLAINGAGQVPTVAFDDGRTLAQSNAIMRYLARDSALVPRDAFAAAKMDEWLFWEQYSHEPYIAVCRFQLVYLGKDASELDPDKVKRGYAALDRMEQHLATSGFFAGEAVSLADVSLLAYTRLAHEGGFGLGRYAAIRRWITEAEAYLGLAPAR; translated from the coding sequence ATGAAGATCTACGGCGACAGCAACTCCGGCAATTGCCTCAAGGTGAAGTGGGTCTGCGATAAGCTCGCGCTGCCTTACAATTGGATCGAGACCGACACCCGCAAGGGCGACACGCGTACGCCGCAATTCCTGGCAATCAACGGCGCCGGCCAGGTGCCGACCGTCGCCTTCGACGACGGCCGCACGCTGGCGCAGTCCAATGCCATCATGCGCTATCTGGCCCGCGACAGCGCACTTGTCCCGCGCGATGCCTTCGCGGCGGCCAAGATGGATGAATGGCTGTTTTGGGAGCAGTACAGCCACGAACCTTATATCGCAGTCTGCCGCTTCCAGCTGGTCTATCTCGGCAAGGATGCCTCCGAGCTCGACCCTGACAAGGTCAAGCGCGGCTATGCGGCGCTCGACCGCATGGAGCAGCATCTCGCAACGAGCGGCTTCTTTGCAGGCGAGGCGGTTTCGCTCGCCGACGTCTCGCTGCTCGCCTATACGCGCCTCGCGCATGAAGGCGGGTTCGGTCTCGGCCGTTATGCCGCCATCCGCCGCTGGATCACTGAGGCCGAGGCCTATCTCGGTCTAGCGCCGGCGCGCTGA